Proteins found in one Labeo rohita strain BAU-BD-2019 chromosome 11, IGBB_LRoh.1.0, whole genome shotgun sequence genomic segment:
- the cfap92 gene encoding uncharacterized protein cfap92, protein MECTIPASPDVERSVEDSKILKDLSSNSDAGRSENPYMEMTESSPEDEQTIISTTDSSYIVTCTVSIALAIFKEHEEYLANSEKRKKETKKDASSEVVEAPRAEGYYCIEYNMKPDDPEPTRVDLVMFGLAAKLYMANETKVLKPWREGNQVWVSWSQTLKLNVTRELLIKMASHKITVRVWDSKDKVSFKARNDRPKAFRLPQERSGEDPDQMGGIRKIVCEMRAIYKKENLRTRSSMKNCTDLVPADYRKRLEACCVTVPSKSGITIEKSQTSPTKKTLFQKPTQDIAELVEVKPEKEAASLELSFAPLLAGSMTLIDRLGFCSGGVKEGFWNITLNQPLITEQLKAELNPLVITLSSASSLPSSPVPFHVLKAKCLPVYCQYKFHNMPVYRTKGHEHNANINFKDVNVIFTGLLSPGKLFEFLRGPPMKIEVHDRDRKNEKPSRTAAIFGTDPSDAKEDLWGTRNALKADTELHDSYGIAKLDFSDLLRGCRYLKLKLPIRSSSSEVPSDVAMPVGHYLEADAQLKVQVEIANTLHPENSNSKEDCPFGRIIYVFNYNNIPVLAKLTSEILQINAVAFQLNRYPEETIQRVLSGHKITAKDGENKRLNVLTGFHMMDKALHLFVLEGLKDQAVRRLWTTVPMKLDGDEEEQVTVLYNSDLSFSERLYDTLDMGLSPVCLVKPLENILMEPLVFIRNTVPHACLEAMKRISHICQAKKLQEVVHHDLFPSADMVQSLSEEFGLDLGREELWLVTETQQSQDIPDHHNIRKRTYTPLDNFNREYFQWKRNEGKNMKDFIQGNIEDIHRASSDLQKSKPNVFLTNFTDGQTIGYHNVQTVNSPNQGGELLYREFLKDSTCIRFSYPGFKSSIESNQHPKRPDDARIEELKKPWRENIFHGNKLKPTLSRSRLPWIHRYQDFELYAKPPLEFGPELPMSIHLAGEPLHEEQLQAAHAQYNRWQRKTLFDETSTGSGRVPEFRCHMKKADLDKLQGILKDRPMKYSLKRPGMALKVTTS, encoded by the exons ATGGAATGCACCATCCCAGCATCACCTGACGTGGAGAGAAGTGTTGAAGACTCAAAGATTCTCAAAGATTTGTCTTCAAACTCTGATGCTGGCAGAAGTGAAAATCCATATATGGAGATGACAGAATCCAGTCCTGAGGATGAACAAACCATAATATCAACAACAGACTCCAGCTACATTGTCACCTGTACAGTCAGCATTGCATTAGCTATCTTTAAAG AGCATGAGGAGTATCTTgctaattctgagaaaagaaaaaaagagacaaagaaAGATGCATCCAGTGAGGTAGTGGAGGCCCCCAGAGCCGAGGGCTATTATTGCATTGAGTACAACATGAAGCCTGATGACCCTGAACCGACCAGAGTGGATCTAGTGATGTTTGGCTTGGCGGCTAAACTCTACATGGCGAATGAGACTAAG GTGCTGAAGCCTTGGCGAGAAGGAAACCAGGTGTGGGTGAGCTGGTCTCAGACCTTAAAACTCAATGTCACCAGAGAACTCCTGATTAAAATGGCCTCCCATAAGATCACCGTTAGGGTATGGGACAGCAAAGACAAAGTGTCTTTCAAAGCCAGAAATGACAGACCCAAAGCCTTCAGACTGCCACAGGAAAGGTCTGGAGAGGATCCAGATCAAATGG GTGGCATCAGGAAGATAGTTTGTGAGATGAGAGCTATCTATAAGAAGGAGAACCTGAGAACAAGGTCATCTATGAAAAACTGCACAGATCTGGTGCCAGCCGACTATAGGAAGCGTTTGGAGGCTTGCTGTGTCACAG TTCCAAGCAAGAGTGGGATAACAATAGAAAAGAGCCAAACATCGCCCACTAAGAAGACACTGTTCCAGAAACCCACCCAGGATATTGCAGAACTCGTGGAGGTAAAACCGGAAAAGGAGGCCGCCTCACTGGAACTCAGTTTCGCTCCTCTCCTTGCAG GGAGTATGACGCTTATTGACCGCCTGGGATTCTGTTCCGGAGGAGTAAAAGAGGGATTCTGGAATATCACTCTTAATCAGCCACTTATAACCGAGCAGCTGAAGGCTGAACTCAATCCACTAGTCATCACTCTTTCATCAGCTTCTTCTCTACCATCATCTCCTGTTCCCTTCCATGTACTTAAG GCGAAATGTCTTCCTGTCTACTGCCAGTACAAGTTCCACAACATGCCTGTTTACAGAACCAAAGGGCATGAGCACAACGCTAATATCAACTTCAAGGACgtgaatgtgatttttactgGTCTGTTGAGCCCTGGAAAGCTGTTTGAGTTTCTTAGAGGTCCACCCATGAAGATTGAAGTGCATGATCGGgatagaaaaaatgaaaaacccTCCAGAACAGCAGCTATATTTGGGACTGATCCCAGTGATGCCAAAGAAGATTTATGGGGTACTCGTAATGCCTTAAAAGCAGACACTGAACTTCATGATTCATACGGCATagcaaaattagatttttcagATCTTCTCAGAGGATGCAGATACTTGAAGCTGAAACTGCCCATTAGGAGTAGTTCTTCTGAGGTTCCCTCGGACGTTGCAATGCCAGTGGGTCATTATCTTGAAGCTGACGCCCAATTGAAAGTCCAGGTGGAGATAGCAAATACCCTTCATCCTGAAAATAGCAACAGTAAAGAAGATTGTCCTTTCGGTCGCATCATTTATGTCTTCAACTATAACAACATTCCCGTCTTAGCCAAACTGACATCAGAAATTCTACAAATCAACGCAGTTGCCTTCCAACTAAATCGTTATCCAGAGGAAACAATTCAAAGGGTCCTGTCAGGTCATAAAATAACTGCCAAAGACGGAGAGAACAAAAGGCTGAATGTTCTCACTGGATTTCATATGATGGATAAGGCTCTACacctttttgttctggaaggaTTGAAAGATCAAGCAGTCAGAAGACTGTGGACTACAGTGCCTATGAA GTTGGACGGCGATGAGGAGGAACAGGTGACTGTGCTGTATAACTCAGACTTGAGTTTCTCCGAGCGACTGTATGACACCCTTGACATGGGCCTGAGTCCGGTTTGCCTTGTGAAGCCACTTGAGAACATTTTGATGGAGCCGCTGGTGTTTATCAGAAATACGGTTCCTCATGCCTGTCTCGAAGCCATGAAACG AATAAGCCACATCTGTCAAGCCAAGAAGCTTCAAGAGGTAGTGCACCATGACCTGTTCCCATCAGCCGACATGGTTCAAAGCTTAAGCGAAGAGTTTGGATTGGATCTTGGGAGAGAAGAGCTATGGTTGGTGACAGAAACACAGCAATCTCAGGATATACCTGATCATCATAACATTAGAAAGAGAACTTACACACCTCTAGACAACTTCAACAGAGAATATTTCCAGTGGAAACGGAATGAGGGTAAAAATATGAAGGACTTTATACAG ggAAATATTGAAGACATCCACAGGGCGAGTAGCGACTTACAGAAGTCAAAGCCTAATGTGTTTTTGACAAATTTTACAGATGGTCAAACCATCGGTTACCACAATGTTCAAACTGTGAACTCTCCCAATCAGGGTGGAGAACTACTCTACAGAGAATTTTTGAAG GACTCCACTTGTATTCGCTTCTCTTACCCAGGTTTTAAGAGCAGTATTGAATCTAACCAGCACCCAAAGCGGCCAGACGACGCTCGGATAGAGGAGCTGAAAAAG CCTTGGAGAGAAAACATTTTCCATGGGAACAAATTGAAGCCAACGCTTTCCAGATCCAGGTTGCCATGGATTCACAGATATCAGGATTTTGAACTTTACGCCAAGCCCCCGTTAGAGTTTGGACCAGAGCTCCCCATGAGCATCCATTTAGCTG